One Cotesia glomerata isolate CgM1 linkage group LG8, MPM_Cglom_v2.3, whole genome shotgun sequence genomic window carries:
- the LOC123270084 gene encoding ABC transporter G family member 7-like encodes MDVDVSDENNNYSNSDNNNEENIDINYNNNNDSGTFDVGEFGNDNVDYSCTVETDNVVNHEISIQTSKLSQKYLESNTSRIISDYEDEIPKQQVPKIDLMTPELAANLDRANVSSRLATYIFATSLSSLNIDCASVNFSHLTIHRAREKFRKEATLNLKTNLETDNYVLHFDGKLLSDITGIEQVDRLPIILSSSGKFQLLGVLKLESGTGQNQASAIITTVKKWNINTDNIKAL; translated from the coding sequence ATGGATGTTGATGTAagcgatgaaaataataactacagtaatagtgataacaataatgaagagaacattgatatcaattataataacaataatgatagtgGTACATTTGATGTCGGAGAGTTCGGTAATGACAATGTTGACTATTCTTGTACAGTTGAGACTGATAATGTTGTTAatcatgaaatatcaattcaAACATCTAAGTTATCCCAGAAATATTTGGAAAGTAATACTTCTCGTATAATCTCTGATTATGAAGATGAAATTCCAAAACAACAAGTTCCTAAAATTGATCTAATGACACCAGAACTTGCTGCGAATTTGGATAGAGCTAATGTGAGTAGTAGGTTGGCAACTTACATTTTTGCTACTTCATTATCTAGCCTAAATATTGATTGTGCAAGCGTAAACTTCAGTCATTTGACTATTCACCGAGCACGGGAAAAATTTCGCAAAGAAGCGACGTTAAATCTGAAAACTAATTTGGAAACTGATAATTATGTGCTACATTTTGATGGAAAACTGTTGTCAGATATTACAGGTATAGAACAAGTTGACCGGCTtcctattattttatcatcatcaggTAAATTTCAACTGTTAGGAGTCCTCAAACTAGAATCTGGAACTGGACAAAATCAAGCTTCAGCTATTATtacaacagtaaaaaaatggAATATTAATACTGATAACATCAAAGCATTGTGA
- the LOC123270083 gene encoding uncharacterized protein LOC123270083, whose amino-acid sequence MSEAKDNKQANTPVGAKCRGCSSSIAKEHAQCTNCQSYYHPSCAKQAVPLSGGIFQRCCGRRGSASTSDEIRDMLKLEMLALRKDFKNDIKIELAPVITSVNGLKSQVQTFTEQFQKRISSIKNTVTELDTRIELNANTINTNNEKITELTNRISETQCLNDNIVLLREVDDRMARRNNALFLGINEPNSVSSSERLSNDLSQVQGICDTLVNKVEIVSCSRIDNIGFDKGKEDEKLSTTSKEPLNRSRSHSTPKEGAEASPTTTSGEDSSWREEFEDCQSKRSTDHSSGSSKYFSFDSKSVNNLNLSSFELTLYYQNVRGLNTKLDDIFSKTYMVEYDIFAFSETWLKSGVHNSEIFNNNYSVFRCDRREEFRRSGGGVLIACRNTLNVVPLKFDNIHQLFPQVEIVGILITNLNIKTHIVNIYIPPDLPTHIYSDLLELLSSHSAMEAEALVLLGDFNSPQFLNSLAGGLDRKADLLINFSLFNNLRQFNEVLNSHDRILDLVLSSIECMVNEDQSPLVKSDSYHPALRILVSTNLVRPKFVTKKPLGIYNFHKIDISRLLSELELISWEPLSEYPSPDEKCKYLYNQLDLAISKSVPRIKTHNYKPSKYPPWFTADIIYDCKMKETLHHKYKESIDTSSYLHEQYRYIRKVLKAKIKLAYKNYIKKTEEKLLSDPRSFWSHIKSKKTNKQFPSSFVIDNNYVDDSQQIVNSFALFFSSVYERLDDEVFSRLKVCNLNHIGGVELPIELDIMRCIKKLPNKMSAGLNGIPCKIVKECSAGQ is encoded by the exons ATGAGTGAAGCTAAAGACAATAAACAAGCCAATACTCCGGTCGGCGCTAAATGTCGTGGGTGTTCATCAAGTATCGCAAAAGAACATGCACAATGTACTAACTGTCAATCATACTATCATCCCAGTTGTGCAAAACAAGCCGTGCCTCTATCTGGTGGTATCTTCCAAAGATGTTGCGGAAGAAGAGGATCTGCATCCACTTCTGATGAAATCCGCGACATGCTCAAACTAGAAATGCTCGCACTAAGAAAAGACTTCAAAAATGACATCAAAATTGAATTAGCTCCTGTCATTACCAGTGTAAACGGACTAAAGTCTCAAGTGCAAACCTTCACAGAGCAATTTCAAAAGAGAATTAgctcaataaaaaatacagtCACTGAACTTGACACTAGAATTGAGTTGAATGCAAACACAATCAACactaataatgaaaaaattacagagcTCACTAACAGAATCTCTGAGACTCAATGTTTAAATGACAACATAGTATTACTGAGGGAGGTTGATGATCGAATGGCTAGAAGAAACAATGCATTATTTCTTGGAATTAACGAACCTAATTCAGTATCATCTTCAGAACGTCTATCAAATGATTTAAGTCAAGTACAAGGAATATGCGACACTCTTGTAAACAAGGTTGAAATAGTTTCGTGTTCTAGAATTG ATAATATCGGGTTTGATAAAGGCAAAGAGGACGAAAAACTTTCTACTACCAGTAAAGAACCTCTCAATCGTTCACGATCGCACAGTACTCCAAAGGAAGGAGCAGAAGCTAGTCCAACAACAACTTCAGGAGAGGATAGCAGCTGGAGAGAAGAATTTGAAGATTGTCAGTCGAAACGGTCAACCGATCATAGTTCAGGGTCGTCAAAATACTTCAGTTTCGACTCCAAGAGCGTCAACAACTTAAACTTAAGTTCTTTTGAACTTACATTATATTATCAGAATGTTAGAGGATTAAATACTAAGCTGGATGACATCTTTAGTAAAACATATATGGTTGAGTATGACATTTTTGCTTTTTCCGAAACATGGCTTAAGTCAGGAGTTCATAATAgcgaaatatttaataataattattctgttTTTAGATGTGATCGACGAGAGGAGTTCAGAAGATCGGGTGGAGGTGTACTGATTGCATGCAGGAATACTCTGAATGTAGTGcctttaaaatttgataacaTTCATCAACTCTTCCCCCAGGTTGAGATCGTgggaattttaattactaatcttaatattaaaactcatatagtaaatatttatattccaCCTGACCTGCCTACACATATCTACTCCGATCTCCTTGAATTGCTCTCGTCACACTCTGCAATGGAAGCTGAAGCTTTGGTACTACTGGGTGACTTTAACTCTCCACAATTTTTAAACTCTTTGGCTGGTGGATTGGATAGGAAGGCTGATCTACTAATTAATTTCTCATTATTTAACAACTTAAGACAATTCAATGAAGTATTGAACAGTCATGATAGAATTCTTGACTTAGTATTATCATCGATTGAATGTATGGTTAATGAGGATCAATCTCCTCTGGTAAAATCTGACTCTTACCACCCGGCGTTAAGGATCCTTGTTTCCACTAATCTGGTAAGACCTAAATTTGTTACAAAGAAACCTCTGGGAATTTACAACTTCCATAAAATTGATATATCGCGACTCTTATCTGAGCTAGAACTTATAAGTTGGGAACCTTTATCTGAATATCCTTCACCTGATGAAAAGTGTAAATATCTTTACAACCAACTGGACTTAGCAATTTCTAAATCAGTACCTAGGATCAAAACTCACAATTACAAACCCTCCAAATATCCTCCGTGGTTTACAGCTGATATCATATATGACTGTAAGATGAAAGAAACACTTCAccataaatataaagaaagTATAGATACATCATCTTATCTTCATGAACAATACAGGTACATCAGGAAAGTTCTTAAAGCAAAAATCAAGTTAGCATATAAgaattatatcaaaaaaacTGAGGAAAAACTCCTCTCGGATCCCAGATCCTTCTGGAGTCAcatcaaatcaaaaaaaaccAACAAACAATTTCCTAGTAGCTTTGTCATAGATAATAACTATGTTGATGACTCTCAGCAGATTGTAAATTCTTTtgcattattttttagtagcgTATACGAACGACTTGATGATGAAGTGTTCTCCCGCCTTAAAGTCTGTAATCTTAATCACATAGGTGGTGTTGAATTACCAATTGAACTGGATATAATGCGCTGCATAAAAAAACTCCCTAACAAAATGTCAGCTGGCCTCAATGGTATCCCTTGTAAAATTGTCAAGGAATGCTCAG CAGGACAGTAA